A single genomic interval of Rhodopseudomonas palustris harbors:
- a CDS encoding valine--tRNA ligase — translation MIEKTYQPADIEARISRAWEDAEAFKAGRPERRDAVPYSIVIPPPNVTGSLHMGHALNNTLQDILCRFERMRGRDVLWQPGTDHAGIATQMVVERQLMERQEPSRRDMGRAKFLERVWQWKAESGGVIVNQLKRLGASCDWSRERFTMDEGLSRAVAKVFVELHRQGLIYKDKRLVNWDPKLLTAISDLEVQQIEVKGNLWHLRYPIEGKTFDPADPSSFIVVATTRPETMLGDTAVAVNPEDERYTHLVGKHVILPLVGRRIPIVADEYSDPEKGSGAVKITPAHDFNDFEVGKRHHLPQINVLDIEGKISVADNSAYLEGLPEGAREFAGEIDGTDRFVARKIIVARLDDFGFLEKIEPNVHMVPHGDRSGVVIEPFLTDQWYVDAKTLAQPAIAAVRSGETTFVPKNWEKTYFEWMENIQPWCISRQLWWGHQIPAWYGPDGKVFVAETEEEAVGNALGYYVEQEVITPAQAHDMAEDPAKREGFITRDEDVLDTWFSSALWPFSTLGWPDETPELDRYYPTNVLVTGFDIIFFWVARMMMMGLHFMDDVPFPTVYIHALVRDEKGAKMSKSKGNVIDPLNLIDEYGADALRFTLAAMAAQGRDIKLATSRVEGYRNFATKLWNACRFAEMNGCVAPAGFDYTAAKETLNRWIAHETVRAVREVTEAIESYRFNDAAEAAYRFVWNVYCDWYLELAKPVLMGEEGAAKTETRAMVAWARDEILKILHPFMPFITEELWAVTAPRDGLLALASWSRKAGISDEEVSVLAASAATDPMAGPAMLAIPEPQEPDFTDDAAEAEIGWVVDLVTAIRSVRAEMNIVPSTLTPLVLAGASADTNARASRWSDVIKRLARVGEISFADAAPQGAVQLLVRGEVAALPLKGVVDFAAEQARLEKELGKAEADIKRAEAKLANEKFVANAAEEVVEEEREKREAAVARKVKILEALLRLKNAS, via the coding sequence ATGATCGAGAAAACCTACCAGCCAGCCGACATCGAGGCCCGCATTTCGCGCGCCTGGGAAGACGCCGAGGCCTTCAAGGCCGGCCGTCCGGAGCGCCGCGACGCCGTCCCATACTCGATCGTGATTCCGCCGCCGAACGTCACCGGCTCGCTGCACATGGGCCACGCGCTCAACAATACGCTGCAGGACATCCTGTGCCGGTTCGAGCGGATGCGCGGCCGCGACGTGCTGTGGCAGCCCGGCACCGACCACGCCGGCATCGCCACCCAAATGGTGGTCGAACGCCAGCTGATGGAGCGCCAGGAGCCGAGCCGGCGCGACATGGGCCGCGCCAAGTTCCTGGAGCGCGTTTGGCAGTGGAAGGCCGAGAGCGGCGGCGTCATCGTCAACCAGCTCAAGCGGCTCGGTGCGTCGTGTGACTGGTCGCGCGAACGCTTCACCATGGACGAGGGGCTGTCCCGCGCCGTCGCCAAGGTGTTCGTCGAACTGCACCGCCAGGGCCTGATCTACAAGGACAAGCGGCTGGTCAATTGGGACCCGAAGCTGCTGACCGCGATCTCGGATCTGGAAGTCCAGCAGATCGAGGTGAAGGGCAACCTCTGGCATCTGCGCTATCCGATCGAAGGCAAGACCTTCGATCCGGCCGATCCGTCGAGCTTCATCGTCGTCGCGACCACGCGTCCGGAAACCATGCTGGGCGACACTGCGGTCGCGGTGAATCCGGAAGACGAGCGCTATACGCATCTCGTCGGCAAGCACGTCATCCTGCCGCTGGTCGGCCGGCGGATTCCGATCGTTGCCGACGAATACTCCGACCCCGAGAAGGGCTCGGGCGCGGTGAAGATCACGCCGGCGCACGACTTCAACGACTTCGAGGTCGGCAAGCGGCATCATCTGCCGCAAATCAACGTGCTCGATATCGAGGGCAAGATCTCGGTCGCCGACAACAGTGCCTATCTCGAAGGTCTGCCGGAAGGCGCGCGCGAATTCGCCGGGGAGATCGACGGCACCGACCGCTTCGTCGCTCGCAAGATCATCGTGGCGCGGCTGGACGATTTCGGCTTCCTGGAGAAGATCGAGCCGAACGTCCACATGGTGCCGCACGGCGACCGCTCCGGCGTGGTGATCGAGCCGTTCCTCACCGACCAGTGGTACGTCGATGCCAAGACGCTGGCGCAGCCGGCGATCGCTGCGGTGCGGTCGGGCGAGACGACCTTCGTGCCGAAGAACTGGGAGAAGACCTACTTCGAGTGGATGGAAAACATCCAGCCGTGGTGCATCTCGCGCCAGCTGTGGTGGGGTCACCAGATCCCGGCGTGGTATGGCCCGGACGGCAAGGTGTTCGTGGCCGAGACCGAGGAAGAGGCGGTCGGCAACGCGCTCGGCTATTACGTCGAGCAGGAAGTGATCACGCCTGCGCAGGCGCACGACATGGCGGAAGATCCCGCCAAGCGTGAGGGCTTCATCACCCGCGACGAGGACGTGCTCGACACCTGGTTCTCGTCGGCGCTGTGGCCGTTCTCGACGCTCGGCTGGCCGGACGAGACGCCGGAGCTCGACCGTTACTACCCGACCAACGTGCTGGTCACCGGCTTCGACATCATCTTCTTCTGGGTCGCCCGGATGATGATGATGGGCCTGCACTTCATGGACGATGTGCCGTTCCCGACCGTCTACATCCACGCGCTCGTCCGCGACGAGAAGGGCGCCAAGATGTCGAAGTCGAAGGGCAACGTCATCGATCCGCTCAACCTGATCGACGAATACGGCGCCGACGCGCTGCGCTTCACGCTGGCCGCGATGGCGGCGCAGGGACGCGACATCAAGCTCGCGACCAGCCGCGTCGAAGGCTATCGCAACTTCGCCACCAAACTCTGGAACGCCTGCCGCTTCGCCGAGATGAACGGCTGCGTCGCGCCGGCGGGGTTCGACTACACGGCGGCCAAGGAAACGCTGAACCGCTGGATCGCGCACGAGACCGTCCGCGCGGTGCGCGAGGTGACCGAAGCGATCGAGTCCTATCGCTTCAACGACGCCGCCGAGGCTGCGTATCGCTTCGTTTGGAACGTGTATTGCGACTGGTATCTCGAACTCGCCAAGCCGGTGCTGATGGGCGAGGAGGGCGCTGCCAAGACCGAGACCCGTGCGATGGTGGCGTGGGCGCGCGACGAGATCCTGAAGATCCTGCATCCCTTCATGCCGTTCATCACCGAAGAGCTGTGGGCGGTGACGGCTCCGCGCGACGGACTGCTGGCGCTGGCGTCGTGGTCGCGTAAGGCGGGTATCTCGGACGAAGAGGTGTCGGTGCTGGCGGCCTCCGCCGCGACCGACCCGATGGCCGGGCCGGCGATGCTGGCGATTCCGGAGCCGCAGGAGCCGGACTTCACCGACGATGCCGCCGAAGCCGAAATCGGTTGGGTGGTCGATCTCGTCACTGCGATCCGCTCGGTGCGCGCCGAAATGAACATCGTGCCGTCGACCCTCACGCCGCTGGTGCTGGCCGGCGCTTCTGCCGACACCAATGCGCGGGCGAGCCGTTGGAGCGACGTGATCAAGCGGCTGGCTCGGGTCGGCGAGATCTCGTTCGCTGACGCCGCTCCGCAAGGTGCCGTGCAGCTCCTGGTGCGTGGCGAGGTCGCGGCGCTGCCGCTGAAGGGCGTGGTTGATTTCGCCGCCGAGCAGGCACGGCTCGAGAAGGAGCTCGGCAAGGCCGAAGCCGACATCAAGCGCGCCGAGGCCAAGCTGGCGAACGAGAAATTCGTCGCCAACGCCGCCGAAGAAGTCGTCGAGGAAGAGCGCGAAAAGCGCGAGGCTGCGGTCGCGCGCAAGGTCAAGATCCTCGAGGCGCTGCTTCGGCTGAAGAACGCGAGCTGA
- a CDS encoding DNA-3-methyladenine glycosylase, translating to MTKSRVPKPPLDGTHPALGPLLTRRFFARSVHEVAPELIGATLLFGGAGGIIVEVEAYHHTDPAAHSYGGPTPRNQVMFGPPGFAYVYRSYGIHWCVNVVCEPEGSASAVLIRALEPTHGLAAMRKRRGLDEPRSLCSGPGKLAQALGITIAHNGLPLDAAPFAIHRRTTTPEIVTGPRIGITKAADYPWRFGLKDSRFLSKPFPR from the coding sequence ATGACCAAGTCCCGCGTTCCGAAGCCCCCCTTAGACGGAACACACCCTGCCCTCGGCCCGCTGCTGACGCGCCGGTTCTTCGCCCGCAGCGTCCACGAGGTCGCACCCGAGCTGATCGGCGCAACGCTGCTGTTCGGCGGCGCGGGCGGGATCATCGTCGAGGTGGAAGCCTATCACCACACCGATCCGGCAGCGCATTCCTACGGCGGTCCAACGCCGCGCAACCAGGTGATGTTCGGCCCGCCGGGCTTTGCCTATGTGTATCGCTCCTATGGCATCCATTGGTGCGTCAATGTCGTCTGCGAGCCCGAAGGCTCCGCCAGTGCGGTCCTGATCCGCGCGCTGGAGCCGACCCACGGGCTCGCAGCGATGCGCAAGCGCCGCGGCCTCGACGAGCCGCGCAGCCTGTGTTCCGGCCCCGGCAAGCTGGCGCAGGCCCTCGGCATCACCATCGCCCATAACGGTCTGCCGCTCGATGCCGCACCGTTCGCGATCCATCGCCGAACCACCACGCCGGAGATCGTCACCGGCCCGCGCATCGGCATCACCAAGGCGGCCGACTATCCGTGGCGGTTCGGGCTGAAAGACTCGCGGTTCTTGAGCAAGCCGTTTCCACGCTGA
- a CDS encoding VOC family protein → MLDHVSITVSDIAVAEPFYDAIMAALGVVKVGARGDWLGYGERARPEHPDRVYLSIRKGDRPEPAYGRHLCFKATSRAVVDAFWQAGLAHGGVDQGAPGLRDYHPGYYAAFIADPDGNRLEAVCHTLG, encoded by the coding sequence TTGCTCGACCACGTCTCGATCACCGTGTCCGACATCGCGGTGGCCGAGCCGTTCTACGATGCGATCATGGCGGCGCTCGGCGTCGTCAAGGTCGGCGCCCGTGGCGACTGGCTCGGCTACGGCGAGCGCGCGCGGCCCGAGCATCCCGACCGCGTCTATCTGTCGATCCGCAAAGGCGACAGGCCGGAGCCGGCCTATGGCCGGCACTTGTGCTTCAAGGCGACCAGCCGCGCGGTCGTCGATGCCTTTTGGCAAGCCGGGCTCGCTCACGGCGGCGTCGATCAGGGCGCGCCGGGACTGCGCGACTATCATCCCGGTTACTACGCGGCCTTCATTGCCGATCCCGACGGCAACCGGCTCGAAGCGGTGTGTCACACGCTCGGCTGA
- a CDS encoding MBOAT family O-acyltransferase, producing MLFSSPVFLFLFMPLLLLVYWSVPRPLRNSVLLVASLVFYAWGERFFALVMLGSIFGNWLLGLALDALTDPGRRKLVVAAAVVLNIGLLAVFKYSEFLIANLNALLETVGIAPITVVAPHLPLGISFFTFHALSYVIDVYRGVARAQRRPVDFALYIAFFPQLIAGPIIRYHDISDQLRRRPVTLELAASGIERFLAGFGKKMLLANPLGEVADHIFALPAAELSLGAAWLGLLCYTLQIYLDFSAYSDMAIGLARLFGFTFLENFNYPYLSQSLQEFWRRWHISLSNWLRDYLYIPLGGNRVAPWRVYVNLATVFLLCGLWHGANWTFVVWGLIHGLFLIFERLGLSTLLARMPRLLRHAYTLAVVSLAWVFFRAADLSHAITYLKAMVGLGAGWSLDFLGDIDPLVVICLALGSLASAAVFSPLTADWRLRRNQNQGRVDPDIRTLQIGQDGVVMMAGRLIVLLSIGLLASSQVAAGTYNPFIYFRF from the coding sequence ATGCTGTTCAGTTCGCCGGTCTTCCTGTTCCTGTTCATGCCGCTGCTGCTCCTGGTCTACTGGAGCGTGCCGCGGCCGCTTCGCAACAGCGTGCTGCTGGTCGCCAGCCTGGTGTTCTACGCCTGGGGCGAGCGCTTCTTTGCGCTGGTGATGCTGGGGTCGATTTTCGGCAACTGGCTGCTCGGGCTGGCGCTCGATGCCCTGACGGACCCGGGCCGGCGCAAGCTGGTGGTGGCCGCCGCGGTGGTGCTGAACATCGGCCTGCTGGCGGTGTTCAAGTATTCAGAATTCCTGATCGCGAACCTTAACGCGCTGCTGGAGACGGTGGGAATCGCGCCGATCACCGTTGTCGCGCCGCATCTGCCGCTGGGGATTTCGTTCTTCACCTTCCACGCGCTGTCCTACGTGATCGACGTTTATCGCGGCGTCGCCCGGGCGCAGCGCCGGCCGGTCGATTTCGCGCTGTACATCGCATTCTTTCCGCAGCTGATCGCCGGCCCGATCATTCGCTATCACGACATCTCCGACCAGCTCCGACGCCGGCCGGTGACGCTCGAACTGGCGGCTTCCGGGATCGAGCGTTTCCTCGCCGGCTTCGGCAAGAAGATGCTGCTGGCCAATCCGCTAGGCGAGGTCGCCGACCATATCTTCGCGCTGCCGGCGGCCGAGCTCAGCCTGGGCGCGGCCTGGCTCGGGCTGCTCTGCTATACCTTGCAGATCTATCTCGACTTCTCGGCCTATTCGGACATGGCGATCGGGCTGGCGCGGCTGTTCGGCTTCACCTTCCTGGAGAACTTCAACTATCCGTATCTGTCGCAGTCGCTGCAGGAATTCTGGCGGCGCTGGCACATCTCGCTGTCGAACTGGCTGCGCGACTATCTCTACATCCCGCTCGGCGGCAACCGCGTCGCGCCGTGGAGGGTGTACGTCAATCTCGCCACGGTGTTCCTGCTGTGCGGCCTCTGGCACGGCGCCAACTGGACCTTCGTGGTGTGGGGCCTGATCCACGGCCTGTTCCTGATCTTCGAACGGCTAGGACTGTCGACCTTGCTGGCGCGGATGCCGCGGCTGCTGCGGCACGCCTACACGCTGGCTGTGGTGTCGCTCGCGTGGGTGTTCTTCCGCGCCGCAGATCTCTCCCATGCGATCACCTATTTGAAGGCGATGGTCGGGCTCGGCGCGGGTTGGTCGCTCGACTTCCTCGGCGACATTGACCCACTGGTGGTGATCTGCCTCGCGCTGGGGAGCCTGGCGAGCGCCGCGGTGTTCAGCCCGCTGACGGCGGACTGGCGGCTTCGTCGCAACCAGAACCAAGGGCGGGTCGATCCCGACATCCGCACTTTGCAGATCGGCCAGGACGGCGTGGTGATGATGGCCGGCAGGCTGATCGTGCTGCTGTCGATCGGCCTGCTGGCCAGTAGCCAGGTCGCTGCCGGCACCTACAATCCGTTCATTTACTTCCGGTTCTAG
- a CDS encoding PopZ family protein yields the protein MTQPAKAQEPSMEEILASIRRIIADDEAKPATPAPAPAAVAPKPEPPKPAPPPSKPAAMTPPPSAPSPVAQAAPPKPAAAPKPAPPPMPAPAESNSQDDIDALLAGLDAGTTEEEVRPPQPDGDVLELTDEMALPEPEPEPAPPPPPPPPPVQKAPIEDDIEFAEAAPKPRAPEPAYEPPAAAAAWSEEPQQPILSRTTAAAVESAFNSLATTVLSNNARTLEDLVKEMLRPMLKAWLDDNLPTLVERIVRQEIERVSRGR from the coding sequence ATGACGCAGCCTGCAAAGGCGCAAGAACCTTCCATGGAGGAGATTCTGGCGTCGATCCGTCGCATCATTGCCGATGACGAAGCCAAGCCCGCGACCCCGGCACCTGCGCCGGCGGCCGTTGCCCCGAAGCCGGAGCCGCCTAAGCCGGCTCCCCCGCCGAGCAAGCCCGCGGCCATGACCCCACCTCCGTCTGCACCGAGTCCGGTGGCGCAAGCTGCGCCGCCCAAGCCCGCCGCCGCACCGAAGCCGGCGCCTCCGCCGATGCCGGCTCCGGCCGAGAGCAACAGTCAGGACGACATCGACGCGCTGCTTGCCGGCCTCGACGCCGGCACCACCGAGGAGGAAGTTCGTCCGCCGCAGCCGGACGGCGACGTCCTTGAGCTGACCGACGAGATGGCGCTGCCGGAGCCCGAACCCGAGCCGGCTCCACCGCCACCACCGCCTCCGCCGCCGGTTCAAAAGGCGCCGATCGAGGACGACATCGAATTCGCCGAAGCTGCGCCCAAGCCGCGCGCGCCGGAGCCGGCCTACGAGCCGCCGGCCGCAGCTGCGGCCTGGAGCGAAGAGCCGCAGCAGCCGATCCTGTCGCGGACCACCGCCGCGGCGGTGGAATCGGCGTTCAATTCGCTCGCCACCACCGTGCTCAGCAACAATGCCCGGACCCTCGAGGATCTGGTCAAGGAGATGCTGCGGCCGATGCTGAAGGCTTGGCTCGACGACAATCTGCCGACGCTGGTCGAGCGGATCGTCCGCCAGGAAATCGAGCGGGTCTCGCGCGGGCGCTGA
- a CDS encoding protein-L-isoaspartate O-methyltransferase family protein, with the protein MLEFERARQNMVDGQIRPASVTDWRIIDAMRALPREAFVPESKRELVYLDLDLQIEGRDDHKHFLLNPIMTARMLQAAELQHDDRVLVVGCPTGYIAAVAAKLAARVTTTIDDESLAQRIRATLPALGLSNVNVRVAEAAKGDLHDAPFDAILLCGATEVEPTTLYEQLKLGGRLVGAFATGRPQRVTVVTRSHGDYGARILFDASIPVLPGLERVPVFEF; encoded by the coding sequence ATGTTGGAATTCGAGCGCGCACGGCAAAACATGGTCGATGGGCAAATCCGGCCTGCCAGCGTGACGGATTGGCGAATCATCGATGCGATGCGGGCGCTGCCGCGCGAGGCCTTTGTTCCGGAATCAAAGCGCGAGCTGGTCTATCTCGATCTCGACCTTCAGATCGAAGGCCGCGACGACCACAAGCACTTCCTGCTCAATCCGATCATGACCGCCCGTATGCTGCAGGCAGCCGAGCTGCAGCATGATGATCGCGTCCTGGTGGTCGGATGCCCGACGGGCTACATCGCTGCGGTGGCGGCCAAGCTCGCCGCACGGGTGACCACCACGATCGACGACGAATCGCTGGCGCAGCGCATTCGCGCGACGCTGCCCGCGCTCGGTCTGTCCAACGTCAACGTCCGGGTCGCCGAAGCGGCGAAGGGCGATCTGCACGACGCGCCGTTCGATGCCATCCTGTTGTGCGGTGCCACCGAGGTGGAGCCGACCACGCTTTATGAGCAACTCAAGCTCGGCGGCCGTCTGGTCGGTGCGTTCGCCACCGGCCGGCCGCAGCGTGTCACCGTGGTGACTCGTTCGCACGGCGACTACGGCGCCCGCATTCTGTTCGATGCATCGATTCCCGTGTTGCCCGGTTTGGAGCGCGTTCCGGTCTTCGAATTCTGA
- a CDS encoding TolC family outer membrane protein produces MDGLKRISGLAAAGIVLACASQTVALADTMEGALVRAYQTNPQLNAQRASVRATDESVPQALSGYRPKVAVTASGGYQYTDVISSVAGSQFHLSGTQIPRSVGVTASQTLFNGNQTANRTRAAESQVSSAREGLRVLEQSVLLSAATIYMDYLRDSATLEVQRSNVRVLEQTLRQTNDRFNVGEVTRTDVAQSQAQLAAGNTQQLAAESTLTTTRSNYRRIIGTEPGNLAPGSPVDRYLPTSLAQAINLALVENPNVTAAMYGIDVSYLNVKINEGALFPTLTLQASAQQSWEPSISSPRQFQASGIAQLSVPIYQGGGEYALIRQSKETLAQQRLNLEQVRDQTRASVVQAWGQLQAAKAQVSSAQSQVKASEIALNGVREEARAGQRTTLDVLNAQQALVNARVALVTAQHDRVVASYAVLNAVGRLSPQVLGLKTDVYDPSVHYHQVRDSWGGVRTPDGR; encoded by the coding sequence ATGGATGGGCTTAAGCGGATCTCCGGCCTCGCGGCTGCCGGCATCGTTCTGGCGTGTGCGTCGCAAACAGTGGCCCTGGCCGACACGATGGAAGGTGCGCTGGTCCGCGCTTACCAGACCAATCCTCAACTCAATGCGCAGCGCGCTTCGGTGCGCGCCACCGACGAATCGGTTCCTCAGGCACTTTCCGGCTATCGGCCCAAGGTCGCCGTCACTGCCAGCGGCGGCTATCAATACACCGACGTGATTTCGTCGGTCGCCGGCAGCCAGTTTCATCTGTCCGGCACCCAGATCCCGCGCTCGGTCGGCGTGACCGCGTCGCAGACTTTGTTCAACGGCAATCAGACGGCGAACCGCACCCGTGCGGCCGAGAGCCAGGTGTCCTCGGCGCGTGAAGGTCTGCGGGTGCTCGAACAGTCGGTGCTGCTGTCGGCCGCGACCATCTACATGGACTACCTGCGCGACTCGGCGACGCTCGAAGTGCAGCGCTCCAACGTGCGCGTGCTCGAGCAGACGTTGCGGCAGACCAACGACCGCTTCAACGTCGGCGAGGTCACCCGCACCGACGTGGCGCAGTCGCAGGCGCAGCTTGCCGCCGGCAACACCCAGCAGCTCGCCGCCGAATCGACGCTGACGACGACGCGGTCTAACTACCGCCGCATCATCGGCACCGAGCCGGGCAATCTCGCGCCGGGCTCGCCGGTCGATCGCTATCTTCCGACCTCGCTGGCGCAGGCGATCAACCTCGCGCTGGTCGAGAATCCGAACGTCACCGCGGCGATGTACGGCATCGACGTCAGCTATCTGAACGTGAAGATCAACGAGGGTGCGCTGTTCCCGACGCTGACGCTGCAGGCCAGCGCGCAGCAGTCGTGGGAGCCGTCGATCTCGTCGCCGCGTCAATTCCAGGCTTCGGGCATCGCGCAGCTGTCGGTCCCGATCTACCAGGGTGGCGGTGAATACGCGCTGATCCGGCAGTCGAAGGAAACGCTGGCGCAGCAGCGTCTCAACCTCGAACAGGTACGCGACCAGACCCGCGCCAGCGTGGTGCAGGCGTGGGGCCAGCTGCAGGCCGCGAAGGCGCAGGTGTCCTCTGCGCAGTCCCAGGTCAAGGCCTCGGAAATCGCGCTCAACGGCGTCCGTGAAGAAGCCCGCGCCGGCCAGCGCACGACGCTCGACGTCTTGAACGCGCAGCAGGCGCTGGTGAATGCCCGCGTTGCGCTGGTGACCGCGCAGCATGACCGCGTCGTTGCCTCTTACGCGGTGCTGAACGCGGTCGGCCGGCTGTCGCCGCAAGTGCTCGGCCTGAAGACCGACGTCTATGATCCCAGCGTGCACTACCATCAGGTGCGCGACAGCTGGGGCGGCGTGCGGACTCCCGACGGCCGCTGA
- a CDS encoding alginate O-acetyltransferase AlgX-related protein codes for MPRTPFSARLYSGALIGLAMAFSFASLIAMAFKHAEVSIGENRTLTQLPGWPRTVAQWDSFPERFDAYFNDNFGLRKLLLRLNSNFTTVMLGRSPSDKVVFGKDDWLFYAGDNSIELYRNQRPFSALQLANTEAALALRMRPLRAANRPYLFVVVPDKHTIYPEMMPTYMSRRDPPSQLDQVVALAEKDRLPVLDLRSTLRQGKADGLVYLKDDSHWTDWGAYLGYRRIMAALPLADLPVLDLDAKQFAIPSDHAGDLAGMAGLTRRETTRLSELPADRCAFTASAYQPVGDDISIGRTFCPQAKYKIMFIGDSFTEALVKYLSRSFGEVVYVARSGFKPSREIAPLIEREKPDLVIEELAERHLDSLADTVAQEGR; via the coding sequence ATGCCGCGAACCCCATTCTCTGCACGGCTCTACAGCGGCGCTTTGATCGGCTTGGCGATGGCGTTCTCGTTCGCGTCGCTGATCGCGATGGCGTTCAAGCATGCGGAGGTCAGCATCGGCGAGAACCGAACGCTGACCCAGCTTCCGGGATGGCCGCGCACGGTGGCGCAATGGGACAGCTTTCCGGAGCGTTTCGACGCCTATTTCAACGACAATTTCGGCCTGCGGAAGCTGCTGCTCCGGTTGAACTCGAACTTCACGACTGTGATGCTCGGCCGTTCGCCGTCCGACAAGGTGGTGTTCGGCAAGGATGACTGGCTGTTCTATGCCGGCGACAATTCGATCGAGCTGTATCGCAACCAGCGCCCGTTCAGCGCGCTGCAGCTCGCCAATACCGAAGCTGCACTCGCACTGCGAATGCGCCCGCTGCGGGCCGCGAACCGGCCCTATCTGTTCGTCGTCGTGCCGGACAAGCACACGATCTATCCGGAGATGATGCCGACCTACATGTCGCGGCGCGATCCGCCGTCGCAGCTCGATCAGGTCGTCGCGTTGGCCGAAAAAGATCGTCTGCCGGTGCTCGATTTGAGATCGACGTTGCGGCAAGGCAAGGCCGACGGGCTGGTGTACCTCAAGGACGACTCGCACTGGACCGACTGGGGCGCGTATCTCGGCTATCGCCGCATCATGGCCGCGCTGCCGCTGGCCGATCTGCCGGTGCTCGATCTCGATGCGAAGCAGTTTGCGATTCCCTCGGACCACGCGGGCGATCTGGCCGGCATGGCGGGATTGACGCGGAGGGAAACGACACGGCTGTCGGAGTTGCCGGCCGATCGCTGTGCTTTCACCGCGTCGGCGTATCAGCCGGTGGGCGATGACATTTCGATCGGGCGGACGTTCTGTCCGCAGGCCAAATACAAGATCATGTTCATCGGCGACTCCTTCACCGAAGCACTGGTGAAGTATCTGTCGCGCAGTTTTGGCGAGGTGGTCTATGTCGCCCGGTCGGGCTTCAAGCCGTCACGCGAGATCGCGCCGTTGATCGAACGCGAGAAGCCGGATCTGGTGATCGAAGAGCTGGCGGAGCGGCATCTGGATTCGCTGGCGGACACCGTCGCGCAGGAAGGCCGCTAA